Proteins encoded within one genomic window of Micromonospora halotolerans:
- a CDS encoding TAXI family TRAP transporter solute-binding subunit has translation MSRHWSVRGRRRTAAPLALLLLLVAGLSGCRDEPTEPVRIRIATGSPTAVYHAFGQSLAALLNRELPGVQASVEITAASAQNVRLVGSGQAELGFTQADVLPPRAPEHPAVLAVARVYDDLLHLVTTAGGPVRTLADLRGRRVSVGADGSGTEVTASRLLAVAQLGGDRVHQEHLGLDASVTALRAGRIDAFFFSGGLPVRGVTELAGSTSLRMVDLGDWTEPLRRGYGQVYVTRDIPRSVYGADPVSTVANPNYLIASAGLPAALVREVTRLLMERREELAAAHPAAGRMSPRSAIVTTPLPLHPGAADWYRATKP, from the coding sequence GTGAGCCGACACTGGTCTGTGCGCGGCCGGCGCCGGACCGCCGCCCCGCTGGCGCTCCTCCTGCTGCTCGTGGCCGGTCTGTCCGGCTGCCGGGACGAGCCCACCGAGCCGGTCCGCATCCGGATCGCCACGGGTAGCCCCACGGCCGTCTACCACGCGTTCGGCCAGTCGCTGGCCGCGCTGCTCAACCGGGAGCTGCCCGGTGTGCAGGCCAGCGTGGAGATCACCGCGGCGTCCGCGCAGAACGTCCGGCTGGTCGGCTCCGGCCAGGCGGAGCTGGGCTTCACCCAGGCCGACGTGCTGCCGCCGCGTGCGCCGGAGCACCCCGCGGTGCTCGCCGTGGCCCGGGTCTACGACGACCTGCTGCACCTGGTCACCACGGCCGGTGGTCCGGTACGCACCCTGGCCGACCTGCGGGGCCGGCGGGTGTCGGTGGGCGCCGACGGCTCCGGCACCGAGGTCACCGCCAGCCGGCTGCTGGCCGTCGCCCAGCTCGGCGGCGACCGGGTCCACCAGGAGCATCTCGGCCTGGACGCCTCGGTGACGGCGCTGCGCGCCGGCCGGATCGACGCCTTCTTCTTCTCCGGCGGCCTGCCGGTGCGCGGCGTCACCGAGCTGGCCGGCAGCACGTCGTTGCGCATGGTCGACCTGGGCGACTGGACCGAGCCGCTGCGCCGCGGGTACGGGCAGGTCTACGTGACCCGGGACATCCCCCGCTCGGTCTACGGGGCGGACCCGGTCAGCACGGTGGCGAACCCGAACTACCTGATCGCCAGTGCCGGCCTGCCGGCGGCGCTGGTGCGCGAGGTGACAAGGCTGTTGATGGAGCGGCGGGAGGAGCTGGCCGCGGCGCACCCGGCGGCCGGCCGGATGAGTCCCCGGTCGGCGATCGTCACCACCCCGCTGCCGCTGCATCCGGGCGCGGCCGACTGGTACCGCGCCACCAAGCCCTGA
- a CDS encoding sensor histidine kinase, translating to MRRRLVISYLLLMVLVLLALETPLAATLATRETDRVRADRLADATRFASLAGPALRGGTPGPLDAELAAYDDLYGIGAAVVDRDRRTVVASTRWEFGAGTDLALDTALAGQQFSRPEAVRPWVGGPLVVAVPINDGGEVLGAVVTTTPAAKVRRTVTAWWLLLAGIGLLAVLACVSTAFGLAGWVLRPVTELDAVTHEIAEGHRRARVRPRLGPPELRRLATSFNAMADAVSDVMDRQRAFVAHASHQLRNPLTALRLRVEELGPSLTDPDGRAEHQLALEETDRLATVLDALLTLARAEREENQRVTVDAAAIAASRVAAWLPLARHRSVTLALHGAGTPAYARTVPTAVDQALDALIDNAVKFSGAGGAVTVTVRPADGGIALEVRDTGPGMTAGQLDQATERFWRAPDVQNVDGAGLGLTIVAVLVDASDGRLTMRQGEPRGLVAEVWFPAPDDEPVEPDEPAPALGDDPVEPVGSDAGRR from the coding sequence GTGCGTCGCCGGCTGGTGATCAGCTACCTGCTGCTGATGGTGCTGGTGCTGCTCGCCCTGGAGACCCCGCTGGCGGCCACCCTGGCCACCCGGGAGACCGACCGGGTCCGCGCCGACCGGCTCGCCGACGCCACCCGGTTCGCCTCGCTGGCCGGCCCGGCGCTGCGTGGCGGCACCCCCGGCCCGCTGGACGCGGAACTCGCCGCCTACGACGACCTCTACGGCATCGGTGCGGCCGTGGTCGACCGGGACCGCCGGACCGTGGTCGCCTCGACGCGCTGGGAGTTCGGCGCGGGCACCGACCTGGCCCTGGACACCGCGCTGGCCGGGCAGCAGTTCAGCCGGCCGGAGGCGGTCCGCCCGTGGGTGGGCGGGCCGCTGGTGGTGGCGGTCCCGATCAACGACGGCGGTGAGGTGCTCGGCGCCGTGGTCACCACCACCCCGGCGGCCAAGGTGCGCCGCACGGTCACGGCCTGGTGGCTGCTGCTCGCCGGGATCGGCCTGCTCGCGGTGCTGGCCTGCGTCTCCACCGCGTTCGGGCTGGCCGGCTGGGTGCTGCGCCCGGTCACCGAGCTGGACGCGGTCACCCACGAGATCGCCGAGGGACACCGGCGGGCCCGGGTCCGCCCCCGCCTCGGCCCGCCGGAGCTGCGCCGGCTGGCCACCAGCTTCAACGCCATGGCCGACGCCGTCTCCGACGTGATGGACCGGCAGCGGGCGTTCGTCGCGCACGCCAGCCACCAGCTGCGCAACCCGCTCACCGCGCTGCGGCTGCGGGTGGAGGAGCTGGGGCCGAGCCTCACCGACCCCGACGGCCGGGCCGAGCACCAGCTGGCGCTGGAGGAGACCGACCGCCTGGCCACCGTGCTCGACGCGCTGCTCACCCTGGCCCGCGCCGAGCGGGAGGAGAACCAGCGGGTCACCGTGGACGCCGCCGCGATCGCCGCCTCCCGGGTGGCGGCCTGGCTGCCGCTCGCCCGCCACCGGTCGGTCACCCTCGCGCTCCACGGCGCCGGCACGCCGGCCTACGCCCGGACCGTGCCGACCGCCGTCGACCAGGCGCTCGACGCGCTGATCGACAACGCGGTCAAGTTCAGCGGCGCCGGGGGAGCGGTGACGGTGACCGTACGTCCGGCCGACGGCGGCATCGCGCTGGAGGTGCGGGACACCGGCCCCGGCATGACGGCCGGTCAGCTCGACCAGGCCACCGAGCGGTTCTGGCGGGCACCGGACGTGCAGAACGTCGACGGCGCCGGGCTCGGGCTGACCATCGTCGCGGTGCTGGTCGACGCCTCCGACGGCCGGCTCACCATGCGTCAGGGCGAGCCGCGGGGGCTGGTCGCCGAGGTGTGGTTCCCAGCCCCGGACGACGAGCCCGTCGAGCCGGACGAACCCGCTCCCGCGCTCGGCGACGACCCGGTCGAACCGGTCGGCTCCGACGCCGGGCGCCGCTGA